A genome region from Alkalispirochaeta americana includes the following:
- a CDS encoding cache domain-containing sensor histidine kinase, whose amino-acid sequence MKKTSSLPRKRPWKHPWKGPWSIGHKILAATVLIVTVVLCFSSAAYFFYFSRTTEKLIDRQSREITKQIVFNYDRYISSVIETANFLHLTVTNRDVDRELPQIQEIFSLNSQIKRDLASIFLFDDQGRPLAGDVPTLEPQAVRQTPWFHRARTYPDIFHFSLGQSLNAATPRAEEVITVVQQVQYLNQGSLAEGLLVLELNTNVIKDLARKTNLGEFGHLLILDNQGSLVYTSSWGIHSEGSYRYSRNRYLGVHRKRIRGIDFYINVNSLYQTRWRIVTVLNVDVVTQTQNHLVVAIVLIFLGSLGITAMIAGFLSFRISKPIHELKRIMARIERGDLSTPIAIEGQREIVELSRSFRRMVDRIRSLMDKLVEEQKEKRKTALRALQNQINPHFLYNTLDSIIGLAEEGRNQDVVKTVAALAKFFRLSISRGATFIPVQDEVEQINSYLTIQQIRYARKFSYTISMGEKMKEHLIMKLLLQPLVENALYHGMGDDENRISIQGEMAGDRMIFRVTNSGYGLTDEKIHEIHRMIQSQDAQSSVGLKNVYQRLKLYYGDAADLRISSVIDESTTVTLVIPPPSAPESIPGGTS is encoded by the coding sequence GTGAAAAAAACCTCTAGCCTCCCCCGGAAGCGTCCATGGAAGCATCCCTGGAAAGGCCCCTGGAGCATCGGCCACAAGATACTCGCCGCCACGGTCCTGATCGTCACGGTGGTGCTCTGCTTTTCCAGCGCCGCCTACTTCTTCTATTTTTCCCGGACCACGGAGAAACTCATCGATCGGCAATCCCGGGAAATCACCAAACAGATTGTTTTCAACTACGACCGCTACATCAGCAGCGTCATCGAAACGGCGAACTTTCTTCATCTGACCGTCACGAACCGGGATGTGGATCGGGAACTCCCCCAGATACAGGAAATATTCTCCCTGAACTCGCAAATCAAGAGAGACCTGGCCTCGATCTTTCTCTTCGATGATCAGGGGCGCCCCCTGGCAGGCGATGTTCCGACCCTGGAACCCCAGGCGGTTCGCCAGACCCCCTGGTTTCATCGGGCCCGCACCTACCCCGATATTTTCCACTTCTCCCTGGGCCAGAGCCTGAACGCTGCGACCCCCCGGGCCGAGGAAGTGATCACCGTGGTGCAGCAGGTTCAGTACCTGAACCAGGGGTCTCTGGCCGAAGGGCTCCTGGTGTTGGAGCTCAACACAAATGTAATAAAGGACCTGGCCCGAAAAACCAACCTGGGAGAGTTCGGCCACCTTCTCATCCTGGATAACCAGGGCTCCCTTGTATATACCTCATCCTGGGGCATCCACTCCGAGGGAAGCTACCGCTACAGCCGGAATCGCTACCTGGGGGTCCACCGAAAACGGATCAGGGGCATCGATTTCTACATTAACGTGAACAGTCTCTACCAAACCCGATGGCGCATCGTGACCGTCCTGAACGTAGACGTGGTCACCCAGACTCAAAACCATCTTGTGGTGGCAATCGTTCTGATCTTTCTGGGCTCTCTGGGGATAACGGCCATGATCGCCGGATTTCTCTCCTTCAGAATATCAAAACCGATCCACGAACTAAAACGAATCATGGCACGGATTGAAAGGGGAGACCTCTCGACGCCCATAGCGATCGAGGGCCAGAGGGAAATCGTCGAGCTTTCCCGGTCCTTCAGGCGCATGGTCGATCGAATCAGATCGCTCATGGACAAACTGGTGGAAGAACAAAAAGAAAAACGCAAGACAGCTCTCCGGGCGCTTCAAAACCAGATTAACCCTCATTTTCTGTATAACACCCTGGACTCCATCATTGGACTGGCCGAGGAGGGCAGAAACCAGGATGTAGTGAAAACCGTAGCAGCCCTGGCAAAGTTCTTCCGCCTCAGTATCTCCAGGGGAGCAACCTTCATCCCCGTCCAGGACGAGGTAGAACAGATCAACAGCTACCTCACCATCCAGCAGATCCGCTACGCCCGGAAATTCAGCTATACCATCTCCATGGGGGAGAAGATGAAGGAACACCTGATCATGAAACTTTTGTTGCAGCCCCTGGTGGAGAACGCCCTTTACCACGGAATGGGTGACGATGAAAACAGAATATCTATCCAGGGAGAAATGGCAGGAGATCGCATGATCTTTCGTGTCACCAACAGCGGCTACGGCCTCACGGACGAGAAGATTCACGAGATTCACCGCATGATCCAGAGTCAGGACGCGCAATCCAGCGTGGGGTTGAAAAACGTCTACCAGCGGCTGAAACTATACTACGGCGACGCGGCCGATCTGCGAATATCCAGTGTCATCGACGAAAGCACCACCGTGACCCTTGTGATTCCTCCTCCATCCGCACCGGAGTCCATCCCGGGGGGCACGTCATGA